AACTTTGAAGTGTTGCAAATGAATTTTAAACATATCCAACTCTGGACCATATCCACCATGTACTGTAGTTAACCACAGTACATGGTGGACACACCCTTAGGTCTTATTAGCTGCATTAATGATCTCCTTTACTGTACATGCCCGCAGAGTACAGTACCATGCCCTCACAAGCTTCCCAGTGTATCCTCTTTCTTCCAAAACCGAATCTGCGTCCTCCCCTGGGccttgttttcattgttttcagatGTGATTGTATCTCAGTTACCATTGTTGATCCTTGTGAAAGGAGTCTAAAGATTTACACTAATCATCATCAAAGTACACTGTCGTAATAATCCTTGCAGTCTGGTCTATCTAATTTTAGCCTCCTGATAATGGTTACTTCATGGTTGATTTCTACTCTTTTCTATTCTATCCTAATTTGTTTAGGCAACcgtcttattattattatgatgttaTTTTCACATCAACAAATGTTCTTTACATGCAATAGTTTATGGCATGTAAATGGCATGGTTATTACATGGTTATTGGCATTTAACATGATTATTTAATGTATTGGTTATTTGTGGTTTATCCTGACATATCAACCTTTGTACATTTCGTCCAGACATCCTTACATAATCTGCAATTATCAACGACCCTACAGCCAGGAAGATTATAGGAAAATGGAGGAATGGAGAATGTGATTAGAGCGCAGAAGAATGGCCGATGAGTTGTTTCCAAACAAGTGGCCTGGGAGGTACATCGTTGGACACAGGTGAGGAACGAAGAGATTGTATTAGAGTGACGCATCTGTGGATAGTGTAACAAATGTCTTCTATCACCATGGGCACTTTGGCAAAAACACCGTTGCTCCTTTTCATTCTGTATTTCTGGGGAACAATGAGGCTTCTTTGTCTCAGCCATAGTAGTTGTGGCCTATAGCTATAAAGATTACCTGCAATGTAAAACTGTGGAGAGACAATAGAGGAGAGGTTTGACATGCAAGGGAAATTAACAAAGGTTACTCCTGGTTGGCTGTGTACTGTGTAGCTTGTGGCAAGTGTGATCATCTTACAAGCATCCTAGGTGTTTCATTCTCAAGATATAAAGCCGCTATTGAAGACAGTGAATCTCTACACAATGATATTTTATGTCTAGGAACATGTATTTCTCCATTTGTGATAGAAGGGTTTGGAAAGCTTTGCAAAAcacttgtttttattcagattaagtggattttaatttaaatcaaagtatttattgttggttttaaCAATAATTTACTAATCATGAATGTAATTTGTGAGCAAAATCTTCCTGCAAGGCCAATTACTGTCTTTTTCGAAATGTAGTCctttccaaacaaaacaacaaaacaaactgtatcTACTAATAATTATGCACACTGCATCCACGTTTAAACCTCATTTGCCTCGGCTCAGCCCGCTAACAACCATAACTTTCACCTCCGTTCTGCAATAATCATTTTTGATGAAGGGAAACCTGAAACATCAGTTCTTCTTAACCTGAGGGATCAGTGTTAAAACCCTCTGACACATTAATCTGCCGGTGAAGACCTGACAGTGagccaggagctgctgctgtctaAACGAGAAGTCACAGTAGAAAGgtagagaaagtgtgtgtgtgtgtgtgtgtatgtacgcaGGGGTCTAAAATTAGCTGAAGACAGTCACACCTCTATGGTTTTAGGTATCGTGAGGCTGTGTAAGACTATAAAAGCCATATTGCACAACTACTTCTGTGACACCTGCTCAGGTACCAGCAAGGTAAGACCCTCCTCAGGTTGTCACATTGGTCTCTGTTTGAAACATATTAatttgtaaatttaaatgtgtattaTAAATTGATGGAAATGTTATATATTAACAGTTTCAGCAAGATAAAAGTAATTTGCAGCACAACTTGATATTACAAACTGCAGtcatgtacttttttttctaaataatcACTAGCATCTTTGTGCATTTTTCACAGGTTGAACATGTTGctattgttattttgtgtccCTCCATCCATTATAGGACTGAACCAACTGACTGAGCTTCTTCCAGGCAGGATGACTCTTTAtctttgtctccctctgctGGCTGTGCTCTTGCAGCCTGCTCTCTGTGTATACAACTGCTCCTCCGAGTATGAGAGGACCCCAGGTTGGTTAACAATTGTTTCCACTAAATCAGATCAGTTTTATATGAGCATTCTGCACAAATTATGCATAAATCAGAGCTATTCTTTAAGTCTCATCTGGTTTGTCTTATTCTCTCTTCCTCAGACAACTTGGACCTGACGGTTGACTGCGGCATCAATATGATCACACTGGAGGTCAACCTGTGCACCGCTCAGTGGGCAGGTTTCAACCCCACAGAGCTGGCACTGAATGGGAACCACAACAACACAGACTGCCAAGGCTCTATCGACACCAGCGTGGACCCTCCAATCATCCGTTACCAGCTTCCTGTTAACCACAGTCAGGAAAACCCCTGTCGCCAGTCCCTGCAGGTCAGAAAGTGTCTGGTAGATAATGTTGAATGGTGCAGAATTAGGGACATATTACGAAGAAATTGACAAATTGGAACTGCAACTGGGCTTTAAATGAGAAACGCTTTATTGAGAGTTATTTGGAAATATAAAGGTCAAGTAATGATTTTCGATGACTTTCTCTGTTCAGATTGTGGATGAGACCCCGGACCCCACAGGTCCCTTCAGCAGCTTCCTAAGCATCCAGTCAGTTATCATCACAGGCTACATCGACACACCCAGATCTGACCAGGGGGTGATCAGCTACTCCACAGACCTCTACTATCACTTCTCCTGCCGCTACCCATTGGAGTACCTGatcaacaacacacaaataGTGGCGTGAGTAACTGTAGAAACTATTTCTTTGTGCCATGAATTAGACAAGTTGTAAATGTATCACATTgcattttgaatgaggcaaTTCATTGAGTTGAAAATACtcaagtttctcttttttctctctattttacCTCTTTTCTATGATTTCTTTAGCTCCTCAGTCTCAGTGGCAACCAGTGATAATAACGGAACCTTCATTGATACACTAAAAATgagtgttttcaatgtaagtacAAGTTCTCATTTATAAGAGCTGCCTCAGAAACACTTCAGAGCTATTTCTCTTGACTTATTTTACTCTGACATCTTATTTCTGTAGGACTCTGACTATGGCTACCCATTAGTCGTACCTTCAACAGGTCTTGAGCTGCGAACAAGGATCTATGTGGAGGTGAAGGCTGTTAACCTGACAGGAAAGTAAGTATTTGGATGGGTGAATGCTCATAGTGAATGTGTTTATATgaaaacaaatactgaaataaaactgaGCACATTGTATGACTGTGGCAAACAGTAACTCAATGGCCTGctgttctgttttcagtttccatGTACTACTCGATCACTGCTTTGGAACTCCCAGTGCTTACAACATGTCGCACACTGAGCAACACAACTTCTTCACTGGGTATGGTAGCCCACATTATTAATATAGCTTCATACTCTGTGTGCATGAAATAATGTGACTcttaaatatatgaataactCTGCTCTCCACTAGCTGTTCAGTAGACCAAAGGACAACTGTGACAAGCAATGGCCTTTCCAAGGTTGCCCGTTATAACTTTGAGGCTTTCCGCTTTGTTCAACACCGTGACCAGGCAAAGTCCAGCATCTATCTGCACTGCATACTGAGACTCTGTGAGCCCAGCAAATGTCAAGAGCTGTTGAACGTAAGTTGAAAAGTCAAGAACAAATGGCTCTGCTTTTAAGACATCAGGGACAGTAATTGTGATGCAACTTTCAAAGGAACACCATGGCACTAATTTAAGGGCAAAGATTTGAATGATATAGTCTATCACCATGTATATAATGTAGCTGTTTTATGCATCCTAGGACATGAGGAAAATAGAAGTTTCCTCAGTGTTGAGCAGACAATGTGACACTTTCAAAGCCACATAAAAAAGACTCAAAAACAGTATTTAGTCTTAAgtttttagttagttagttagttagtttattGTTTTTGGATATTCAATGTCCTTATTATATAGCTGATAATAGAGAGATGACAAGAAATGTGAGAAGAGAAATTGGAAATGACTGCAACAAAGGTCTCCAGATTTTAACCGGGGTTGTTGACATTCATGGGTGACACCTTAAACACCCAAGCCATCGGGGACATTTCATCTTGTCTtcattatgatttatttttaataaatgataTATTACTTCTTAAACTAAAAAATGTATGTCAAAAAGCCATAGTTATACATGATATGATGTAGATGAAACTAAACCCATCTGGATCTTATTTTTAAGGCTTGTAATACCAGAAGAAAAAGATCTTTGACTCCTTTTGGAGAAGAGAGCAGCGAATCTGCCACTGTTTCAGTCGGACCACTTTACACTGCTGGACAAGGTTAGACCCACTTAAAAATAGTCCTTTAACTTCTTTCCTGTTATTTAAACACTATGATAAAAAGTTGACTCTTTCAGTGactctctttttttatgtcCTCCCACTAAAGACAGGCCATATGCAGCTGCTTACAGTGAGTATATTTTAATCACATTCATAAATCCAGATATACATTCAAATGTCTTGAAGGTTATTTGAACAACCCCAAAAGAAATCACCATTAATCTCCCCCTACGTGCATCAGGTGGTAATGTGGCACCAGAGAAGACTGACGTGAACGTGACGGGCCTGGTGGTGGGTGTTGTGTTTGGCTCGGCTGCTGCTGTCCTGCTGGTTCTTGGTGGTTGGTTTGCCCTGAAGAAGTTTTATTGGATTGGAGGATTACCTCAGGCCTTTCACTGACAGATTTACTGGCAATCTGTCTTCGCCTGGTAACCTCATACCCTCCTGTGCAACTTTGAAGTGTTGCAATAAACTGTATGTTCATTGCGATTTTACAACTATCTGATAATATCATGATTTTAAAAACCGTGTCATTAATCGGTTATGAAGGAACAGTAAAACCTGaactatgtaaaaaaaaataaataaaaaaaagcaaattttgTAAGCAAAATAAATTTTTGTaagtttttttgtaatttgtaagcaaattagtattttttaatgtttttttattcatccaTTGACATTCCTACCAGTCTATGAGTGGCTTTGGGTATCTTGCATCTTGATTGTACTGCTTTAAATAgttaaaacacattattatatgGAGTATATTAGTCAGACTTGCTGCTATCTCTTGTACATgttcaaaataaagtttaaaatcaGCTTTGTGTGTCACTCCATTAATAttacataatgaaaaaatggCAACAGGTGATTTTTACAATCTTAAACTTCTTACTTTCAACGAGAGGCATCTTTTTACACAACACAGTTAATATACTGACTCATTCACATACAGAATGAAACAAACACttcaatcaaatcaatacaTTGATAAATATGTACAGGCTACTTACTTTTGCTCGCAAACAGCAAACCAAGTTCATGGACAACAATACTTCAAATGAATAATTTCAATTGGGACCGTAATGGCAGCTttttataatttctttaaaatgtacAGTTGTCTCTGTCACTGCACTGAATGCAGAATGTCCTGGATCAGAGCAGAGAATTTGACTGAGAAGTCCTCCTGCAAAAAGCCAATtgactctgtggaggaggaagagggtaACAGGCTCGGGGCTTCCCGGACCTCCTCTTCCAGCCCAACAAACAGCCTCTCCATCCGCGCTTGAAACACTTGGCCCTGCAGAGCTGAATTTTGGCAGAACCGCTCCATACTGGCTGTCACTTCAGCCTTAAGAGGCTGTGCAGTTTGTAGCAAAGCGGCAAGCTCTGCTTTGAAAGTCCCCACCCTATTCTGTGCCTCCACCCTCACTGAGCTCACTTCCTGCACCAACCTGGAGCTCATTTCCTGCCAGAGCCCCGACTTGGCTGCCTCTCCCTCACTAGCACTGATCTCTTTCAGATGTTCGATCATTCCAACGGTTTTAGTCTGGAAGTCGCTGATAATGTCAGCCAGCTTAGAGCTGCTGTGCTCCAGGGTTTGGCCCATCCAGTGGAAGGCTTCCTGGTAGTGAGCTGGACCGGCCTCTGCCTGAGCCTCGGCTGTCTCCAGGCCCTGCAGATAGAGGCTCAGCTGGCCACACAGATCTTGGGTGTTGCTACTGAGAGAGCTCTGGAGCTGCTGGGTGAGGGGAGCCAGGCGTTCCCTCATACTGGCCAGGGTAGAGCTGAGGTGAGCTGGAGATGGGGACAACTTCTCTTGCAGCTCGGCCAGCTCTTGGCGCAGACGGGCACGCAGACGCTCTGACTCCATGTTGAGTTTGTGCTGCATCTCTTCTGCCACAGGGTTTTTGTTGAGATCATCTTCTTGGTTGTAAAGGCCACTGTCATCTATGTGGATCTTGTAGAGCTTACTGTGCAAAGAGAGACAAAAGCACTCCTTTAGGAAGTGTGTTGACATTCAGATATTTCACTTTGAGTTGAGTGTACAGATGCAAATTTATTTCAGGTGGTTTAATGTACTTGATTTGAACTTACTCCACATCTTTTGTGAGTTCTGTCTTTTCATGAGCCTGGTTTGCCTTTGAATCCACCCATGTTGCCTCCCTGGTGTTACGGTGGAGTGGGTAAgctgcaaaacaagaaaacatacatgaaaaaaaaacttcactgCAAAATAAAGGATAAATAAGGATAATAAGGATAAGGATAAATACAAGTTGAGGAGCAATGTATACCTAAAGTTGTCAAGAATGAGAGGGTGAAGATCACAACTTTTAGATGCATGTTTATCTTTCTGTGGAGGGACAGATGAGAAAAATGCATAAGAATTTTAAATCACAATGAACAAATTCATGTATACTGAACATTTCCACAAATTATCTTCATATATTCTGCAATAGACGTTCCCTTCTAAATCTAAGACAGAAGACAATCAATATGGGAAACAGTGGCTGGCCTTTACCTGAAGATCAGGGGTCTGCAGAATGACTTCTCTGCTCATCTGACTTATAAAGGTCTTGTTATCAGAGCGGCTGCCCAAACTCTGCCTGTGTCAACAGTCAACACGTGGAAGGTCACAGTGATGATGGAACacaacatgcacatacactgaaaactacacacacacacaaacacacacacacacacacacacacatttacagagcGAGGACATGCCAATAGCACCAGCGTCCACTGTTGAACCTTCATAAAACTTCCATTGCATGCGGCATTGATTTAAGGAGATGATGTCATGCTAATAGGGCATGCATCGCTTTAAGATGAAGTCACAAAGGGGAAAGTACTATGATAAGTAGTATGATAAAACAAGAAGGCTGTAATAATGATGATATGGCAAGGCTGCTGCCAACTCGACAACGCTAACTGCACTGTCTTTATTGCAAAATGAAAACTTtaactttctttatttttttaaaatgaaaatgtcaaaatgaggTAGAAGTTTACTGGAGCGCACCAAAAGGGTTCAACAAGTTCAAGTTTGTATATACAGAATCTGATAAGAAATTTGGCTGGATTTATGGCTTTTTACGTCAAAGGTCCAATTTGCCAGGAAGCTGaattatatgaatatttacAGGGGGGTCACTTGTTTGATCCACAGTGCCTGTAGGCATTgcacaagtgtttttttatgttttgtatctGTTAAATTGTGCAAGAATTCAGTGTATCCACTTTTGGACCAGCTTTTAAAGCCTTGATTATCATGGCTTGTTTTGGATGCTTGACAATCAAACGTTTACacatcagtgtttgtgctgcaaACCAGGACAGAGCAgcccaaaacaacacaagtaaaCACTACTGATTATGCTAAGCTCTGTGCTctagatttttttccccttgccATAAACAAGGAATGACAGATGTCTACTTACAGGGCAATTTGTATGAGGTGCTTTTGCATTTCACATTCCATTACTGGTGATAATGTGGCTTCATATTTCCGATGATCTCCACTCTATGATCTTATTAGCCTGTTTTGCAGCTGTGAATGCAATGTGGAGAGTTTTTCTCCACTGGTGACATGGATATGTAGGTGAAAGTTGAATCCTGTTCAGTTAGGTAAGTTAGTCGTCATTGGAGGATCATAGTCCATGGCTACCGTGATGAAATATGTAGGTTATTTCAGTTATCCAAAGTCCAACGTTATTTCAATACAATAACAGTGTAGAATGAGGAAGGCATTAGTTCCTGTACATAAAAACATCACTCTTGACTGCCTTCTGCACAAATacagttaaatgttaaaaagttaaCATTTATTAACATATCATGTGCAtaaacacatatgcacataaatGCACGCGCACATATGCAAGAATTTATACTtgtagaaaaaaattaaataactCTTGATGACTTATATCAATGTTTATATCTAGACTTAATTGTACCACTTAATAGACTTTACATAATAAAAAGCTGGGATGGGtttcctttttcatttaaatatggagCAAAGGGTAACAATCTTACCTCAGTTATTGTACACAGACATGCAGAGATTAGAATCACAGGAACAGTATGCAGGTCAAAGGTTTCCATGAaaaagaaatgctttttttgtgccaaataaatatacatatttgtACCAAATGCAGGTTTTTTATTTAGTCACTCATATGAATAAATGCATAAAGGATCTTTGAGTTGCactgcatttacattttaacaatttataGAAAAAAGAGCCATTTCTTGATGCAAATGATCAGTCAGCTGTAGGCCACACAGACCTTGACTATAGTGTCACTTTCTACAATTGCAATAAGTAAACACAATGGAACAAAAGTAGTAGTATTCAATACATGTCCGTCAAAGATTTTCATTTGCAAGTGAAGCTGGAAGTTGCAGCTGGCTTGCATAAAGCCAGATATATCTGATGTGAGAATCTGAAGGTGAATTCAACATGTACTTGCTCATAGACTCCTCTAAAGCAAAGCTGTGTTGATGTACGTTGGGAGCCAAATCATTAATCAGATTCATGGTAGTAGTGAGAAGAACAAATACAGTAATGTGATCTGGCAGCATCAGGTAGCCGTACtctctgttttttctgctgCGTTCAGCAACCGGCCCCTCCACTGTCGCTGTCACCTTACCTCACAGGCCATAAATCATTCAGCATGCTATTGAAAGTTTTGCAGACTAACTGGCCCACTACTTACCTCATTCGCAGCTCTATCTACCAGCAGACAGATCAGGTCAGGTGTGCAGAACTACAGCAGACAGGGGATGTTTATCAAGGGAATGAGTTAGCTACAGCACCTTCATATCTATTTTCTTGGGTATGGCCAAAACAAGACAGGCAACCGAGAAGCTATTTACAGATCCAGGATGAAGAATTAAAAATTCCTTCCTGAGTGGTTCAACAGTCGTTTTCCTCAACAAGCGGAAGTATTAACAATGCTAAGGACATGGAGGTGTAAGAATTTCTGGTGTCTGTGGTGGCTGTTTGCTTCTGTGCTTCTTAGTCTGGTTCATGGAAACAACTTCAGCCAACATGTCCAGGAGAGGCCACCCTGCCAGTCAGGTAGGCTGTCCTGATGCACACTATGATTTCTGTTAGAATATTGCAAACTGTGAACTGGTCTTTGATCAATACTGAAACATCAGCACTACATTATCTGCTTATGGTGGATACATTTAGTCTCTTATATTACTGACTTTTTTTGAGTTTTACAAGGAAGTAACTTGGATATTAGTGTGGTGGAAATAGTAAAGGGGTATAGTACATAgagatatatataaatatttaatcctttattcatttattcagtgcaaaaacacacaaaacctaAGTTTCaattaacaataataaccaaacaaacacacaaagatgaatacactggaaaaaaatatgaaatacaacATACCCAtactttataaaatgtattctGGTTTTTCCTTAAATTATTATATCTTTTCATATGTAACACAGGATCACAGCTCATTAACTCagaaacatataaacaaaaaggTATGTCAGAACATATTATTGTTTCTATCAGGTTTCTACTGCCCACCGGGGAGCTTCTCTCCAATCCCCTGTCCGAAGGGAAGCTATGGGCCAACTGCTGGCGGTGTATCCATGGACAGCTGTCTGAAGTGTCCTCCTCACCACTTCTGTCCTAGACCAGGCCTGTCTGCTCCTATGCCATGTGGCCCTGTTGCTCAGCAGCCTCTGTCTGGCCAGGACAACTGTGTCTGCCCAGGAGTAGGACAGAGATTTCAagtgagaaaaactgtaatttcaatctatgatttttttttgtgtgtaactTTTGAGTCCTGGGATACAGTGCACACACTAATATAGTCATGAAAGAAgcttcctcactctctctcagaAACCTTAGACTGAACAATCTGTAGCTTCAAGCTGAAAGAGCTGCAGATCATGTTCCTTTGCAGTGGGGTTGTGTTTCCCTGTCTGTTGCAGCGTGCATGAGTGTTGAGCTCTTCACTCATCAACTCACAATAAGGAGAATGAGATTTTTTACCCTGACTCTtgtctgagtgtttgtgtgaatgaatgaatgaagaaaggaaagagggaagaagagatgaaggaatgaatgagcgaatgaacaaattaatagatagataaatagatggTGTGCTAgtaatatttacatgtttaggcaaggcaaggcaaatttatttgtatagcacacttcaacaacaaggcaattcaaagtgctttacatagagcataaaaggcatcaagacagaatataaaagcaacacaaggcaatataaaaagacatttaaatacaattaaaatgttttaaattggaaatataaag
This is a stretch of genomic DNA from Thunnus albacares chromosome 6, fThuAlb1.1, whole genome shotgun sequence. It encodes these proteins:
- the LOC122984113 gene encoding zona pellucida-like domain-containing protein 1, translated to MTLYLCLPLLAVLLQPALCVYNCSSEYERTPDNLDLTVDCGINMITLEVNLCTAQWAGFNPTELALNGNHNNTDCQGSIDTSVDPPIIRYQLPVNHSQENPCRQSLQIVDETPDPTGPFSSFLSIQSVIITGYIDTPRSDQGVISYSTDLYYHFSCRYPLEYLINNTQIVASSVSVATSDNNGTFIDTLKMSVFNDSDYGYPLVVPSTGLELRTRIYVEVKAVNLTGNFHVLLDHCFGTPSAYNMSHTEQHNFFTGCSVDQRTTVTSNGLSKVARYNFEAFRFVQHRDQAKSSIYLHCILRLCEPSKCQELLNACNTRRKRSLTPFGEESSESATVSVGPLYTAGQDRPYAAAYSGNVAPEKTDVNVTGLVVGVVFGSAAAVLLVLGGWFALKKFYWIGGLPQAFH
- the zgc:162608 gene encoding uncharacterized protein zgc:162608, with product MHLKVVIFTLSFLTTLAYPLHRNTREATWVDSKANQAHEKTELTKDVDKLYKIHIDDSGLYNQEDDLNKNPVAEEMQHKLNMESERLRARLRQELAELQEKLSPSPAHLSSTLASMRERLAPLTQQLQSSLSSNTQDLCGQLSLYLQGLETAEAQAEAGPAHYQEAFHWMGQTLEHSSSKLADIISDFQTKTVGMIEHLKEISASEGEAAKSGLWQEMSSRLVQEVSSVRVEAQNRVGTFKAELAALLQTAQPLKAEVTASMERFCQNSALQGQVFQARMERLFVGLEEEVREAPSLLPSSSSTESIGFLQEDFSVKFSALIQDILHSVQ